Genomic DNA from Equus asinus isolate D_3611 breed Donkey chromosome 10, EquAss-T2T_v2, whole genome shotgun sequence:
AGACATTTTCTAAAAACTATCCCATAATAAACTTGAGCATTATTTGATCTTTGTTTTTGCAGGTGATGTAGATCATGTTTTATGGCCACTAGAAATAGAACAGAAGTAATTGAATTTGTTTTATTGGGCCTGGCAAGTTGGCCAGAGATGCAGCCAATTATTTTTGGGATTGTCCTTGCCATGTACCTGGTGGCAGTTATGGGTAACGCCCTGTTAGTAATTGGTGTTCTCTTGGACTCCAAGCTTCAGACTCCCATGTATTTCCTGCTCAGCCAGCTTTCATTCATTGACATATTTCTCACAACCATCACTGTTCCCCAGATGCTGGTGCACATGCTGCCTGTGAATAGAACCATCTCCTTTAACTGCTGCATAatccagcttttcttttttatgactgtgGGCAGCATGGAAGGCCACTTGCTGGCTGCCATGGCCTATGATCGCTGTGCTGCCATCTGTGACCCCTTAAGATACTCTGCCATCATCAGCCATCGCCTCTGTCTACGCATAACCTTAACCTCATGGGTGGTCGTTAGCCTCAACAGCCTTCTTTATAGTGTGCTGGTCACCCGCTTAACCTTCTGTGGCAATGAGGTCacccacttcttctgtgacatcaCACCCTTGCTGAAGCTCTCCTGCACCCTGCCAGTGGTCAATGAAatgctaatatttactgagggtGTAGCTGTGGTGGTCAGCCCCTTCTTCTTCATTTTAGGTTCCTATGCCCGCACTGGGGTTGCCATAGTCCGCATGCACTCAGTTGCTGTCCTGCACAAAGCCCTGTCCACCCGTAGCTCCCACGTCATGGTTGTGCTGCTCCTGTATGGCTCTGTGATCCGCATGTACCTCCGGCCATCTTCCAGCTATGACTTGGACCAGGATCGCCAGATTGCCATCTTTTACACAGTAGTTACACCTATGCTAAACCCACTTATCTATAGCCTGAGGAACAAAGAGGTTAAGGGAGCTCTGCAAAGGCTTTTCAGGAAACTGTGCATCTTGGGAAACTTCCAACCTGATTCCCAGGCAAACAGAGAATGGTAGCACATCTCCTGAGCCCAAGGAGTTAAGATGTAACTTTAAAATGCCTCAAGTATAGGGGTTATACTCCTAAGAACTGGCATGGTTAACATTCCTGTGGAATAATCTTCCTTGTCGTCTCCCTCTTGTTTGTATCTGAGAAGAAGTTAGTTCATGAATGAATAGCTCTGGTCTCCATCGACTGACCTAGAATCTCTTTGCATTGGAactgaaaagatattttcaaatcaccaAACCAGAACTTCTCATTTTTCAGATCTAATATGTTGCATAGATGATTACTAAGCCAAATTACTACCAATCAGAATGGCCTGCAGAACTTTGCTCATTTTAATGATGGTGTGACATGTACTTTTCTTCAGAGAGAAATCAAAATGAGTTACAATATCATTGTACAGAGGCATGATTTTTGAGGAAACCGTAGAGTAGCCTAAACCTCTCTTAAAATTGTAATAATTTTATGGTATCCTGTAATTTTCAACTTACAGTGATAATAAACAGCTAGATATTTATAATGACTGAATTATTCTATCTGAGCTTTTGTATCACTCCATAAAACTTCACTGATAGTGGAGACTGAAGGAGAGTTTTCACAGTGGCTCTTACTCCAGAAGTAGGTGGTCAGATTTGGGACATATGGTAAGTAGAGCTGTGTAGATACATTGATAAACTAGATGTAATAtgcaagggaaaaagaaaaatcaaacatggACTGTGAAAGTGGGTGGAATTAGTGTGCCATTTATTTATATGGGGAAGGTTCTGTGGAAGTGGAGGGCTTACAGATTTGGTTGGGGGGAATCCATAACtctgttttggacatgttaactTTGAGATATCTTTCCAAGTGAAAATATTTCATAGGCAGTCGAATACATAATTCTTGAACCTCATGGAGAGGTCTTGTCTTGAGATAGAAATGTCACAACAAAATGTAAATGACATTTGAAACTATGGACTGGACAAAATCACCTATTAAGAGAGTATAGTAAAGAGAAGTATGGACAGAGCCCTGAGGTGGGTGAGCACTTCAACATTTAGAGTCTGGGGGAGGAAGtagcaaaggagactgaaaagtGGCCATTAGTAGGAAGAAAGTAGGTAAATTTAGTATGTCAGAATCCTGGAAAAGAGTATGTCCAGAATATAGGAGTAGTCACTCTCTCAAATGTAGTTGAGAGGTCATTAATGAGAACATATAATTGATTATTAGATTTTGCAAGATATAGATTATTTGAAACTTTGATAGGAGGAGTTAAGTGAAATGTTAGGAGGAAGATTTCAATTACAGCCATTTTATGATAAAATTGCAATAGAGGAAGTGGAGGCCATGATGATAGACACGTTGAAAGTATACTCATTTGAGGAGGTAGACAAAACGTCATGTGCAATTTGAGGTGTCATGTGTAAAATGAGTCAAGAGagaatttcttctaatttttgtaAAGACTAATGACATTAAGCATGTTCATTTGCTGATAGAAATTCCAATATATAGTTAAAAATTAATGATTCAAGAGAGAAAGTagttaattgaaaataaaattcttgaaagGGGATGTGTATCTATTAAAGTGATGATTTTATCTAGAAAATGAACCACTTCTTCCCCCGTAACAAAAGGAAGTCAGAGATTTGGATTCAGATGGAGGTGGGCTGGTAGATTTGATGGAGGGAAGATGACATATACTTGAAGACACTTCAGCAGACAGTGGTGTGAGCAGGATTGCTTTAGagaatcataaaaaagaaaatatgtaaaatatgctAGAGTTTCGGAAAGTAAAGTACTAGGAAATGTGATGATAATCCACAACTCTGCCACTATTGAGCACCCATTTGGGCATTTTGTTCTCTGGTTTACTATTACTCAAATAAGCATGGTGGGGCGATATTCTCCAATATTCAGGTAATCAAATAAAGTcacaaataagcaaaattttgGAATTACTCAGGGCTGGGATTTTGCCAGTAAAGCAAGAGGAGGCAAGAGAATTAAAGGGGTTTCCAAGAAGGTGGTTATAATTCTGGGCCATAAACTGTATTGTTAAGTTGGGAAGGAAGGACGTAAATTAGGTAGTAGATAATAAAGAAGAATTTCAAGGGATAATGGATCTCAATGGTGTCAGAAAATTGTTGGAGTTGgagaattaaattatataaactgaaAGAATAGGAGCCAACAGGAAGGGAAATGTTTAAAACTGAGCTTTCACCAGTGGTGCAATTATTTGTAATGGCAAAGTCTGAGATATGACCATATGAATGGGTGGCTGAGATGGGGTGAATACATGTTGCTATGTGGATAAACCATTTATATGAATATTGGAATTTCcaaaaatgataattaaattGTGGTGGAGAGAGTTAGAGAAACAGATGCTGAAGTCATCAAGGAATGAGGGAGAAATAccagaaatttttttccttattttaaaatttaatttatgtttaaaaataaaaattgtagggGCCAAGCTaattgctgagtggttaagatcatgtgttccattttggtggccagggcttcaccagtttggatcctgggcatggacctatcaCCACTTGTTAGGCCCTGCTGTGGTGATATCCCACATAGAAacaccagaatgacctacaactaggatatacaactatgtactgggcctttgggtagaaaaagaaaagaaaagaagattggcaacggatgttatctcaggcctaatcttcatcaccaaaaaaataaatgtatatatttaaggtgtacaacatgatgatttgatatacatatacatagtgaaatgagacaagctaattaacataccATCTCCTCACATCATTAACCATGTTTCTGTGTCTAATAAGAGCACCTGGAATCTACTTTTTTAGCAAGTTTCCAGTATTCAATACaatagtattaactatagtcatcatgatGCACATTAGAACTCTAGACTTAATCATCCTACATACTTTCaactttgtatcctttgaccaacatctctccatttctcccaaCTCCCTGTCACTGGTAACATCTgtttctactctctgcttctatgtattcgacttttttagattccacatatagagGTATCatgcagttttgttttctttctgtgtctggcttatttcatttagcataatatcttccaGTTTTacccattttgttgcaaatggaaggctaaccttctttttaaaggctgaataatattcatgtgtgtgtgtgtgtgtgcgtatgccacaatttctttatccattcatctgttcctCATGTCCAATGTTGATTGGGCAGCAGAAAAATATCCAGTATTAGACAAGTTGTTCATACCAACTATAGAAAAGATCGGGAGCATGCTAAGACAAAAGGAGTTTAAGTTATGCCCGAATGGTGCAGCTAATGAAGGTTAATAAAATGCAAGTTGGAGAGCTGTGACAGTGCTTAATTCTTGAACTTCTATA
This window encodes:
- the LOC106830834 gene encoding olfactory receptor 1J4-like, which encodes MATRNRTEVIEFVLLGLASWPEMQPIIFGIVLAMYLVAVMGNALLVIGVLLDSKLQTPMYFLLSQLSFIDIFLTTITVPQMLVHMLPVNRTISFNCCIIQLFFFMTVGSMEGHLLAAMAYDRCAAICDPLRYSAIISHRLCLRITLTSWVVVSLNSLLYSVLVTRLTFCGNEVTHFFCDITPLLKLSCTLPVVNEMLIFTEGVAVVVSPFFFILGSYARTGVAIVRMHSVAVLHKALSTRSSHVMVVLLLYGSVIRMYLRPSSSYDLDQDRQIAIFYTVVTPMLNPLIYSLRNKEVKGALQRLFRKLCILGNFQPDSQANREW